In the Primulina eburnea isolate SZY01 chromosome 15, ASM2296580v1, whole genome shotgun sequence genome, GAAGAATCAAATGTTTGCAATTAGACGGCCCCACCCTGGCTCAGAAAAGCCCATTCAGACAGAATGGAGCAGAGGCAGGCTCTTTTGTTTCCAGGACAGATCAGCGTGGCCTGTTTGACACATCTAGAATGTAGCAACGATGCTTAACATGTGAAAAAATCTTAGTTATGCCTGGAGCCCAGCAAAGCATGATGGTGAAAGTTCATGCCATAACACCTAAAGGAATCACCAATCAATTTTGGCCATCTCAAAACATCCAACAAGTTTGCCTCAGTTAAAGTTACAGAATATTCTTAACATACGTTATTAATTCCATTCTAAGAACTTCAACCAGTAATGcataaatatgaaaaaaatatatcaagaTCTTAAAAGTAAATGGGACAGAAAATCATACCTTATGGAAATTAAAGATCAAATCCAGTTCACACACCTAACGaaacaagaaaaattttgaTTCAATGTAAGATCAAATTTTATAAGGATAAAAATTAATACATGATCCAATCATACTTACACTTCCAAAGTAGCGGTCTAGAATCTCCACAAAGTGATGGATAACTTCAAGGACCTCCAATTCATTATCATCCTGGTCAATGCACATGCAGAAATAAAGGCTGGCATATCTGCAGAATTAGCAAATGATGCCAAAAATTATATACACAAACCACTGAGGAGAAGGCGGGATGTTTTGTCCTGGCAATAAACGGAATCACAGTCGCAAGCTGAGTAAATAAAGCCCACTAACCTTTTGTAAACAACTTTGTATCCTCTCCACTCCACAAAATTGCATAGTTTGGGACCTCTAGTGAGGATCATGCCACTAAGCTCCCGGATTACCTTTACCATGAAAGACAAAATTTGAAAATGCaatgtgatttttttaaaaaataataataattttaaggaATGAGATAATCCACCAAGAAAGAAAAGCCTCTTTATAATAATCTATGTTTTCACCCAACTGATATGTCAGAGCATAATAAACAGATAATTGAGAAAAAACCACTGTTgatcaataaaataaatttcttcATAAAAATGTTGAAATGGAGAGGGAAAATACTATACCTTCGTTCTTTCCTTTTGAGAATAAGGTGAATACCATTTTGTCAACCTCACTTTCCCTTGTCGGCTAATAAGAAGAACAAATTGAATCTGAAATAAAATGACAATTGAAAGCTTATTCAACTGTGTGTGTACATAGACACAGAAATGCATATTACCATCAAAGTCAAAATTAACGGATCTCCCATTACTTGttaaaaaatgcagtttgatGTATAATTCGGTATCAAGGAGAAACAAATCAAATTTGATACCATAGAGCTTTTGTTCAAACAAAGGTCATGCAAAAATCACCCCCtacacaagtacaagccaagtATAGGGTCTTTGCACTACCTCAAGGATATCAGTCCCTCAAGGAAACATCTCACCACCATAATTGATTGTGGAAACATCCTACTACTACCAAATTCTGATTTGGATATTCCAAGATAAGAAGCACACTGTAGAATGTGACTGTATGAAATATTAAAATGGAAATCTTTAATAACATTCAATTTCTTCTCCGTGTTACTTCGATGATATCACGTGAATTCAACCTTTATCAAAGTGATATTAATTACTAACCATAAAAACACTTTGACTGTTAGAGGCAAACACCACAGATACATTATATTTCTACCATCATCAAAACTGTAATTTCTCTTGGACGCAAAGGACATGTTTTTCTACCTGAAGTACTCCGTCTTTACAAAATGCTGATTCACTAACTGCAATTAGAACATCTCAATTGAAATTCTTAAACTGCGTAAATCTAAAGTACATACTCCCATAAGCTCCCCCGATTAGCCATTTATTTTCAGAGAGACCACTATCAGAGGCATAACATGTGCAACAATTAGCGATCTGATCGGAATCCAATGGGATCCATCAAATTACGCAGCTACAATGAGGATGTTCATTTGATAGGTCACGAAAAACAAATCACATtcatgcaatctagggtttgCACATCCAATTCGAGATACGTGTGAGATACAGAAGCAAATCATCAATCAGAAAAGGGGATAATTAGGATAGATCTTGATCGATGAAAACTTACCATCGCTACGGTGGTGTTTCTACTCCGCTGGCGCTGCCTCGACGGATCCGAATCCCTCCTCCGCTACAGTTATTTCTTCTCTTCCTTGGGTGGGCCCACTCTTCTACGTCTCGCGGAATCTTTTTATTTTGGTAAAAGAAAGCTCATTTAAATATCAATTCGAAGATTTTAAGCATTGTTTGGTTTGCTTCATTTTTTTCCCACATCGGAAATTAGATATTCCATTAAAAATGTGTTAGGTTAAATTAaacaatataataattattttatgattcaacGAGATCAACATTTAAAcgtatttaataatattaatatataaacaAAAACTTAACCGTCTTGATAATCATGTCACATGCATACAAGTGTTGATAGCAGTGACAAGTCTCATGCAATATTTCTTGAATTCTTTCTACGTTTGGACGGCTCAAAACCTTAGGAATAAAAATGTTGTGGAGACTGATTTATTTATGATCTCATTTAGGACATCCGCATTCATTATCGTTATAATACTCATCATCTCATCAAAAATCGTAGAGTCTACATTTCACATACATATTATATTAACACATCTATTCTCCTACATTCATTTAACATTAACACTTATTTGTAAGTCTCGCTTTTCACTCATTcatcttatttttatttaaaagtagataaattcaatttcaaattatttacaaaatttaaaatattattattttatataaataatagtatgttttaaatatttagtacgTAATTTTATCTTATTTTCTAAATgtcatttatttaaaattaaattttattataaacttaaaattaaacatgacaaaatatacaataaataacatttgcataaaatgaaaaaaaaaaacatataaattaaATGTAAGAGAAAATGTAAAATACTAATTCAAGGGTTGTTGTATTGTGACCAAATATGTTCAACTAAGTCGGCACGAAGTTGGTGATACACATGAGTATCACGTATTTTAGAATTTGTTCGGAGATATTCATAAAATTCTGGGTTTGAGCCCTGGATTGGTTGTGTGGGTTCGTCACCTTCATCGTTGTACCGATTTGTCACGTGAACCCCCTCATCTTCAACTATCATGTTATGTAAAATAATGCATGCTAACATAATATGTTTTAACTTTTTTCTGTACCAGTAACGAGCTGGGCCTCTAACAATTGCCCATCGAGCTTGGAGCACCCCTAATGCTCGTTCAACATCTTTTCTTGTAGACTCTTGTCTTTCCTTAAAAAGCCTCCTGATATGAATCTGGCTAGGCACCGTGTACAAATGATTGGAAGGACATTTAGAGAGTGTCGTTGTTTCGGACCTTCAAGATCAATAATGATGAATCAAGCATATCCAAGCAAGTTGTGGAGTTCAACAAATAGTATAATGAAGGAATCCCGAACAACTAAGCATATGAGTGCAAAATGGCCCGAGAGAAGCAGTGCAGCAGCACGTGCTAGCGCAGATGTGCAAAAGCAGCAGCACGCGCTAGCGCAGATGGGCAGAACTGTGCACACGCCAGAAGCACTGCAGAAGCGCGCGCGCCAGCGCCAGAAGCGGCGCGCCCGCGCGCACCATTGCGCGCGCCCCTGCTGTCCGGGTGCAGAACCGTGCGCGCGGCTGCGCCAATTCATGCGCCACCGCGCGCAGTGCTGTGTCAAATTTGCTAGACAAGTTCTTTATGACTTTTTACACTACTTTATGTTgtttttcttgtattttattgTCTATTTAATGATTGTAAGGATTATGAACGAAAATCATTATTGAAGAtcgataaaaatattttgaggagtttctcccaaatttcaaagcttttagctttgttcttcacaagaagaaaaccaaatcaaacttatcaaagattttcatctttgtggcgtttgtcgattgtttttcgctcggattgtcaaaacaagttctttgaaggttcgtttgaaattcgattgttatcatcgttgatatttgttgctaagtgttaatggcttagaggtgaatatcacaaatcgttacttgtttcaaaagatcgggacaacacaatCGATCCTTGTTTATTATtgagttgagggtgcgatttcgataatcgtgtttgcttctcATCGTACTTGGATttgtatcatttggtatcagagctttggctcattgaattcaagtaagttttcgttgttgttgttattttcagatctgtctaaaaataaaaaaaaaatatctgtTCTGTTATCAGATATGTGGTATCCTTTCGTTTCTATTGTCAAATCTTTCTATATAAGAAAAGGAAAACATAAATTTCGTTCTGTtatcagatctgtgttattCCTTTGTTTCTGTTTTTAGATCTGTGTTATCTGTTCGTTGTTATTCAAGATCTTTCAAAAATTTCGTTCTGTTCTCAGATCTGTGTTATCCTTTCGTTTCTATTGTCATatctatcaaaaacaaaaacaaaaattcgttATGTTTCAGTTTTGAGTTATCCTTTGTTCTGTTTTAAGATCTGCGTTATTTCTATCATACTTCGCTACCTTGTGATTCTGGAatcttcgaaaaatttgttcTGAGTTATGCTATCGTTCTTGTTTTTGTACAATCCAAGTGAGACAGTTGCAAGTGTTCACAGGTTGAATCTTGttagtttgataaaaaaaaaattataaagatTGATCACATATTTGAGAGAACAATCATATTCGAGTGAAAACACTTGAGTGCGAGCGTTATTTTTTTGGAGTGACCGGTGAGTATTTGAagtgaaaaaaaaatagatagaGAGGAGAGGAGcgaattttctttggagtgaccgtgagaatttgggtgaggaatatttttatttctactaacatttcttgcaggtacaatgtttgaaagaaaattggaGGAAGTAGGAGATGACACGAACCAATGACTTTCTAAGGTCCAGATGGAGGCATTGTTCGATCATTTTCGTAGGATAATGAGGACCCAAATGGAGCATTTACGTGAGAGGTTTGATAGACTTGAGGGTAGCGCTAGTGGGAGTAGGTTTAAATCTAAAAATGCGGGTAGATGCGAATATGAGGATAGAAtattggagaaggagtttaagcctctaCGTGAGAGGTATAGGCGGAGTGAAGGAGAGGAAAAGTATGATAGGTAAGATGATGGGAATAGACGAGTTAGTAGATTTTGTGGGGATAGAGCTTTGCACGTGGATCATGGTAATGATAGGAGATGTGAGGAGAATAGAAGAGTGGGCAGAAGAAGTGAACGTGATGTGGATAGGAGTCTTTGACATCCACTTGGCGGAGGAGCTTGGGAGAGAAAATCATTGCTACGCCAAAGAAGGAATCGAGACGTgaagctagcaaatatgaatatcaaggtacatttaaaaactcaaattctagtacttgtgatattatatgttgttggtgtcTAGAAGTCGGGCATGATATCAGTCAATGTCGACGTGAGGAAGTTACTGTAGTAAAATCGCTAGTTGAGCTTAAATCTCAAATGGAGGTTGATGTTGCGGTTGAGATTGAATCTCAAGTGGATGTAGAGGTTGTTGTTGAACCTGTATCTGAAGTTGAGATTGTTGGTGAATTTGAACATGAATTTGAGGTGGTGATTAATAGAGTTGAAGATGATGTTATTCCACTAGTTAGTGAGATGAATGTTGTTGAACGATGTACATTGGAAGCTGAATCATTAGGTGGAGGAGAAATACCTACTTTGTGTACTATGGAGAAGGAAAATGGGCAAAGAAAAATGGTTGTGGATAAATTTCTTGAGGAACAAAATGTTTTATTGGTTCAATTGAATCCAAATGTTCTTGAGGATCAATTAAAATTTATTCTTGAAGTGAGtgaaaagaaattaaaatggccgaaagaaagagagaacaaaagagtgagatggccatggaaagaaaaaaagatgaaaaatatgatattaaagaaaatgagagagaaaaagatgccaaaggaaaagaaaacgaaaagaaatataatttgaaggcccaaaagaatgaaaagagtgaggttgagaATTGTATATTCTTGCATAAGCCATTtcatgtacctttgtacaaagtggtttattctcattgtgatgatatagccggttcaatcccgagcattgctATTTCTTATTTGCAGGTTCTTGGGGTTGTCATGACAAGGAGACAAGTGAGTCTTACTAAAGGCAGAACCCAAGGGTCTGAGCCTCGAGAATACAAGTACCATCGAAatgaggtaaggttagttgccaACGCAACAATTGAGAGGTATGATTTGCTTCCTTGCTTTAATTTTGTGTTGtattgttttcaaaattttatagaaCAGGTTGAAAGTGTTACATTTAGTAAGCACGACTGTGGTTTGATAATTTTGCCAAAGTGTCATAGAATTGAAAATGGCTATATATTGTTTGAACTAAATTCGAATGTTATTGATTTGGAGTGTTCAGAGAACGTCAATTTAATGTGTTTTTGTCATGGCAATGAATTGTATGCATTAGACTTAAATCCGTGTGTTGTGTTAAAGGATTATATAGATAGTAAATTTAGCATGTTCTATTGGCATGATTATTATTTGTTTGGTGATATTAGGGAAAAAAGTATGAATGAATGTAACAATTTCTATGTTCAtgatgaatatatttttaaggAGATTAAATTGTTCATGTTATATTCATTGAATGAATTATATGATGGTGAAGCATATTGTAGTGGTTTGATAAATAACATATTGCATGAGTTATTACTTGATAATAAGGCACATGACATTTGTTTGATTAGTAACCATGAAGTAACTAGAGCCATAGATAtgacacatgaatttttactatGGTTACATATGAGGAGATACACTGAGTGGAATTGCGAAACATGCATTGAACATAAGAATTTTTATGATCACAATaaatacaattttaaggagGACAAATTGTTTATTCTAaattcattgcatgagttatgTCGACCATAATGTTGCTATTTTATCATTGATATAATGCATTATTACATGTGTTAGTTGCATATGAAGCGATGTGTTGAGTGTGAATGTCATACATGTATTGCATACGGGATAATGACGTGTCGAGTGTATTCATATGTCGTGCATCAGTTATATCGTATTTCTATTGAGCTATGGTCGTGCACGTGTATGGATTTCACTTGtgtgttaactaggtctaagaaaggGAGAAATCTGATCTTTGTGATAGTTAATGATATCTTATCATTTTGTGTCACTCGTCATTGGGTGTATGTTGAAGTTGTTACATTGACAGTGAACACAACCATGGAGTCAGTGCTCAAAATATTGAAGGAGCACGTGGGCTATAGCACCTACGAACTTGAGCCTGaaggtaagcatgttggtcatataaattttgttattactaacttgcttcgtttttgtgtaggtagcgaagatttgaggacaaatcttttgaagaaggggagtatgatatAAATCAGGCTAGGCACCGTGTGCAAATGATTGGAAGGCCATTTAGAGAGTGTTGTTGTTTCGGACCTTGAAGATCAATAATGATGAATCAAGCATATCCAAGCAAGTTGTGGAGTTCAACAAATAGTATAATGAAGGAATCCCGAACAACTAAGCATATGAGTGCAAAATGGCCCGAGAGAAGCAGTGCAGCAGCACGTGGTAGCGCAGATGTGCAGAAGCAGCAGCACGCGCTAGCGCAGATGGGCAGAACTGTGCGCACGCCAGAAGCAGTGCAGAAGCGCGCTAGCGCAGAGCAGAACAGCGCGTGCGCCCGCGCCAGAAGTGGCGCTACCGCGCGCCCCTGCTGTCCGGGTGCAGAACCGTGCGCGCGGCTGCGCCAGTTCATGCGCCACCGCGCGCAGTGCCGTGTCAAATTTGCTAGACAAGTTCTTTATGACTTTTTACACTACTTTATGTTgtttttcttgtattttattgTCTATTTAATGATTGTAAGGATTATGAACGAAAATCATTATTGAAGAtcgataaaaatattttgaggagtttctcccaaatttcaaagcttttagctttgttcttcacaagaagaaaaccaaatcaaacttatcaaagattttcatctttgtggcgtttgtcgattgtttttcgctcggattgtcaaaacaagttctttgaaggttcgtttgaaatTCGATTGTTATCATCGTTGATATTTGGTGCTAAGTGTTaatcgcttagaggtgaatatcacaaatcgttacttgtttcaaaagatcgggacaacacaatcgatccttgtttgttattgagttgagggtgcgatttcgataatcgtgtttgcttctcATCGTACTTGGATTTGTATCACCTCCTCTTTGGATCTTCTGGGCAAGGAAAAAGCCTCAACGAAAGTAGCTCATTCCGGATATATTTCTTCTGTTAAATAATACCCCTTCGGATATTGAGTCTCGTTGACCATGAAATTAATCTCTGGGGCATTTCCTTGCAAGACGCTATTGAATATGGGAGATTCGTACAACACGTTAAGATCATTACGTGAACCGGCGACACCaaagaatgcatgtcatatccACAAGTCTTGAGACACGACCCCTTCAAGCACGATTGTTGGTGACCCATGGCCTCTTGTAAACTGGCCTTTCCAAGCAACTGGACAATTTTTCCATTCCCAGTTCATCCAATCAAGGCTGCTCAACATTCTAGGGAACCCGTGCCTCTCATCATGCATTTGAAGAAGACGTTGAACATCATCAGCATTTGGCTTTCTCAAATATCAATCACTAAATAGTTCAACCACATATCCGTAGAACTTGAAAAGACACTTGATGGCAGTTGATTCACCCATGTATAGGTACTCGTCAAGATGGTCGGCTTGGACTCCATACGATGAATTGCAGCCGTGCATTTTTGTAGTGGTGACAAGCCTTTTCTTCTCGCATCATCGTCTCTTTGCTGAAAATACGGTGAACGATTCTAAAGTGCATTCATTACTCGAAAGAATAACTCTTTTCGCATGCAAAATCGTCTTCGAAATATTTGATCTGGATACACCGGGTTTGTGGGGAAATAACCATTGAACAGCCTCGCATGTCCGGCTTCACAATTTCTTTGGATGAACCTTCTTCTTCATCGCATCACGTTATTACTTTGATATGCTTCAACTATTTCTCGGCTTTGTTGAAGTATCAATGACATTTGCTCTTTCCCTGGATCATAATCTTCATCATCAACTTCAACTTGGACTTCGTTTTTACTTGTCGAGCTAGAGCTGCAACTACTGGAATATTGAAACATTTTGGAGTAAACAAATTCAAGTCTACGTGTTTGCCAAATGGTATGTTTGTAGAATAGACAATTGTATAGGACAAGGTAAgattttaggaaaaaaaatcaaataatattgATATGGTGAAAATAGAAGAGagaagattttttttaatgatttataaTGAAAATAATGTGTTTgaatgtttgaaataatttgtGGAATGTGTGAGTATTTATAgatgaatatttaattttttttatattaaagtaaTCGTTAATTAGccgttaaaataatttttaatattttaaataaaactaaccgttattatttttatattattaaaaataaataatttttattttaactatttaaataaattattaaattaatatatatatatatatatatatatatatatatatatatatatatatatatatatatgtaaatacaTGTAAATGATGACCATTCTTTtacattttgaaataaaaaaataataataaaatattttaaaaaagaaaattaagtGATGTGGGTGTTCAAATTGTACAAGTGGGTGGGTGTTCAAAATTAAGTGATGTGAGCGTTCAAACATTTGAACACCCACATCATATTGTACATGTGGGTGGGTAATATTAACACTCATTGGTGTTCAAATCAGGTTTGAACACCAATGTAGGTGCCCTTATATGTAATagtaataatactattattatatttgataatatttcaaaacaaattcTAATAGCAAATAGAGtaggtattttgtgagacgatctcacaaatctttatctgtgagacgggtcaaccctaccgatatttaaaataaaaagtaatactctgagtataaaaagtaatattttttcatggatgacccaaataagagatctgtctcacaaaatacgactcataagaccgtctcatataagtttttgcctaacaAATAACCTTGTTGGATTTTAGTAATTGAGATATTTATGGAATAATCTTTGtcaaacttaatttttttaaaatgattatcTCAAAATATATTTGAGTGTTTTCAATTACACATGAAAATGacatttttctaaaaaatatttgACTAATATTATTTTACTAATTAATTCTTAGTAATTGGGTCACTGCTTTAAACAAAATACCACCAGATTTTTCGAGCATTTTATTGTTCGAAGAAAATCCAGTTAATTAAATGACTTGGACCGGAATGACATCTTGTTCACGAGTTTTCCAGTTTAACCATCGGTCCAAACAAATTCGATATTAAAAATTATGGTTTGGATATTAAAAATTATGGTTTGGAGTATTTGCACATAATAAATTGGACAAAACTAGGGGAAAAAAACCGATGAAATTCAAGATCTACCTTATTAAATATATACTTGATACCTGATAAAAGTATCTGAAAATTCCTGCATCTATTATTTAAACATAAAGATTATTTGTTTAACTGAAAATCTATTATTTCAATATAAATTTATGCATTAATCTTGTAACCCCTGATATATAATCAAATATTTAAATaggttaattaatatttaatctatttaatttatttaatttgtgaaacttagatcaaataataataagaacACAAGATTTGAAAATGACCAAGAAGatccaaaaatatttttctcagAACAAAATTagcataattaaaataatgattgagtttctaaaaataaaattattattatttcaaataaaatgTTAAATCATTTTATGTAATATCTATAGCTCAAAATCAGTGCACGTAAAACCCCTGCATGTATTTAAtagttaaatcatttatttaaatttaaatttatttttaatgatacagtatttatttaaacgcattattttaaactatttacgttttgtgatgcacgttaaaatattttctggaGTTtcgtttcaggcgattattcgaggcgtgatcgaggaaaagagatcggcgatgattttggcaattttaaaaatGTGGTAATTTAGTTTAAGTTAAggatgaggcattttaaataatttattaagtttttaacATTTTTAAGACCTAATTTATTCATTTAGTGATTTGAAGACTTTGAACTTTTAAAGGATTTGTTTTGAGAGGAAATTCTAGGGTTCATAGAAGAAAGATCAGCCTCCCCTTTTCCTtcattttccagcaagttttcatTGATTTTGTTGGAAAAAAAAATCGTtccacgatcgtcccggatcaaccctcgCACTGTTCTCATTTCTGTATCGTCGGTTCGgtaattttaattatcaaaagCATGTATATTCTGGTTTTCTTGCATCGATctagtcatattatgtgttgtgatgtttttatgTGTAAAAACCCATGTGTGATGTACaagtttgagcagaaaaatTGTTGGATCGATGTTTGCAACGTTTTAGATCTCAGAAATTCGTTTTTACTGTATTTTCGAATACTGCAACTTTTCGGACGATTTTGTGGAAAATATTTCCacatataaaacgtagtactttttgataccttcgattgggcagtaaattcgaaatatttggataagaaatgagtgagttatgattgttTTCGTGGGAGGACTGCTCAAACCATAATTTTCTagaaatgtgttcttgacgaattcttgaagtttatttgttgcaggcttcgttccGCTGGTTGGTCGCTGCTGCGTTTAAGAATTGTGA is a window encoding:
- the LOC140814962 gene encoding AP-1 complex subunit sigma-2 — encoded protein: MIQFVLLISRQGKVRLTKWYSPYSQKERTKVIRELSGMILTRGPKLCNFVEWRGYKVVYKRYASLYFCMCIDQDDNELEVLEVIHHFVEILDRYFGSVCELDLIFNFHKAYYILDEVLIAGELQESSKKTVARLIAAQDSLVEAAKEQASSISNMIAQATK